In a genomic window of Candidatus Binataceae bacterium:
- a CDS encoding AAA family ATPase → MDAKQGYPPATVNWQLDCNRGSDATDVAFRSIAYTHGLSVLIQRNLDATETRLAPDSIGGELIMWSEIPKWRFVVIRRRDTGAIVRVVQGDSRTIIEVAASAVDVAEKVVGEVEAAFPPIPVGIEPALPFIFWHNEDGGPNANARKIAVVRWDDVSTNYAGETQAALAALMDGFTPDAHHGRLLLWHGRPGTGKTYAVRALAWAWRDWCRFECVVDPERLFGSASYLMEVLTHEDDDEEDASKWRMIILEDAGEMMGIDARRRFGQGLSRLLNLTDGLLGQGRKLMILITTNEELGKLNPAVTRPGRCLSQIEFRQLSVAEANVWLTRSGSPQRVDGPRSLSELYATLGGLSASDGTVPIGFRPLMADGS, encoded by the coding sequence GTGGACGCAAAGCAAGGGTATCCACCAGCGACGGTGAACTGGCAACTTGATTGCAATCGCGGCAGCGACGCCACGGATGTGGCCTTCCGATCGATCGCCTATACCCACGGGCTGAGCGTGCTGATTCAGCGCAACCTGGACGCCACCGAGACGCGGCTGGCGCCAGATTCCATCGGCGGCGAACTCATCATGTGGTCCGAAATTCCGAAGTGGCGATTCGTGGTCATTCGCCGGCGCGATACCGGTGCGATAGTCCGCGTGGTTCAGGGCGATAGCCGAACTATTATCGAGGTCGCGGCGAGCGCCGTCGACGTCGCAGAAAAGGTCGTCGGCGAGGTCGAGGCAGCATTTCCGCCGATCCCGGTTGGCATTGAGCCCGCGCTTCCATTTATTTTCTGGCATAACGAAGACGGCGGGCCGAACGCCAATGCAAGGAAGATCGCGGTTGTGCGCTGGGACGACGTCAGCACGAACTACGCGGGGGAGACGCAGGCTGCGCTCGCCGCGCTGATGGACGGTTTTACCCCGGACGCGCATCACGGTCGGCTGCTGCTCTGGCACGGGCGGCCGGGTACCGGGAAAACTTACGCCGTCCGCGCGCTCGCGTGGGCCTGGCGGGATTGGTGCCGCTTTGAATGTGTAGTCGATCCCGAGCGCTTGTTCGGCAGCGCGAGCTATCTGATGGAAGTACTCACGCATGAGGATGACGATGAAGAGGATGCGTCGAAATGGCGGATGATAATACTCGAAGACGCCGGCGAGATGATGGGGATCGACGCGCGGCGCCGTTTTGGGCAGGGACTCTCGCGGCTGCTCAACCTGACCGACGGCCTCCTCGGTCAGGGGCGGAAGTTGATGATTCTCATTACTACTAATGAAGAACTGGGCAAACTCAATCCCGCGGTCACTCGGCCGGGCCGATGCCTCTCGCAGATCGAGTTTCGCCAGTTGAGTGTCGCGGAAGCGAATGTCTGGCTGACCCGCTCGGGTTCTCCGCAGCGCGTCGACGGCCCGCGCTCGCTCTCGGAACTATACGCGACCCTCGGCGGCTTAAGCGCCAGTGACGGAACGGTTCCGATCGGCTTCCGCCCTCTTATGGCGGACGGGAGTTGA
- a CDS encoding DUF4197 domain-containing protein has protein sequence MAVTTLRALSHTWRRAAGIVCVLLTIAPAAFALDNLQATDGLKEALTNATSGAAGLLGQPGGYFENAAVKILLPKSLQPVATGMRALGLGPQIDKFVLSMNQAAEAAAPKAVPIFQDAITKMSFGDAQRIVSGGGTSATDYFKSKTSGELTDAFTPIVKHEMQKYSVSRQYEALMGKSQSASPLGGLLGGGASQKLDIDHYVVSKALDGLFYEVGQEEKKIRTNPAAQVTPLLRQVFGSK, from the coding sequence ATGGCTGTCACAACTCTGAGAGCGCTTAGCCACACGTGGCGCCGGGCCGCCGGGATCGTCTGCGTCTTGCTGACGATCGCGCCGGCCGCGTTCGCCCTCGATAATCTTCAGGCCACTGACGGCCTCAAGGAGGCGTTGACCAACGCGACCTCCGGCGCCGCCGGACTGCTCGGACAGCCGGGCGGCTATTTCGAGAATGCCGCGGTAAAGATTCTGCTGCCCAAATCGTTGCAGCCGGTCGCGACCGGGATGCGCGCGCTCGGCCTAGGACCGCAGATCGACAAATTCGTCTTGAGCATGAATCAAGCGGCCGAAGCCGCCGCGCCCAAGGCCGTGCCGATCTTCCAGGATGCGATCACGAAGATGAGTTTTGGCGACGCCCAACGGATCGTCAGCGGCGGCGGAACCTCGGCCACTGACTATTTCAAGAGCAAAACTTCGGGCGAGCTGACCGACGCTTTTACCCCGATCGTCAAACATGAGATGCAAAAATACTCGGTCTCGCGACAATACGAGGCGCTGATGGGCAAGTCGCAGTCCGCCTCGCCGTTGGGCGGACTGCTCGGCGGCGGCGCCTCACAAAAGCTCGATATCGATCACTACGTCGTCAGCAAAGCGCTCGACGGACTGTTTTACGAGGTCGGCCAGGAGGAGAAAAAAATCCGCACCAACCCCGCCGCCCAAGTGACTCCGCTCTTGCGCCAAGTCTTCGGGAGTAAGTAG
- a CDS encoding GFA family protein, translated as MKYNGKCHCGQVAFEVEGNLESAIECNCTICSQSGYLHWMIEPSQLHMKTPLDKAKLYLWGTGQARHYFCPKCGVAVLRNPRTDPDKKYSVNVRCLEGVDIAKLKLSQFDGLNKLKV; from the coding sequence ATGAAATACAACGGCAAATGTCATTGCGGGCAAGTCGCCTTCGAGGTCGAGGGCAATCTCGAAAGCGCGATCGAGTGCAATTGCACTATTTGCTCCCAGTCAGGCTACCTGCACTGGATGATCGAGCCGTCGCAACTGCATATGAAAACCCCGTTGGACAAGGCCAAGCTCTATCTCTGGGGCACCGGTCAGGCGCGCCATTACTTTTGTCCGAAGTGCGGAGTAGCAGTGCTGCGCAACCCGCGCACCGACCCCGACAAAAAATACTCCGTCAATGTCCGCTGTCTCGAGGGCGTCGATATCGCGAAACTCAAACTGTCGCAGTTCGACGGACTCAACAAACTCAAGGTTTAG